One Doryrhamphus excisus isolate RoL2022-K1 chromosome 17, RoL_Dexc_1.0, whole genome shotgun sequence genomic region harbors:
- the bcan gene encoding brevican core protein isoform X1: MAVARWDVLLSMLLTAICLLVLPTSSTPEHEPDDAKLLHVTIPASPLVSAELGSSLTLTCLVSLAHPPPAPSTNGRHAVLSLPRVKWSLIGDDKKTEILVARGDNVQVSEAYESRASLLHYGVSPADLTLKLEGVRHSDAGLYRCEVQQGPEDAFDVIEVKVKGLVFHHRDASNSHSFTFERARQACQAIGAQIATPEQLLASFHSGYERCRAGWVSDRSVRYPIWEPRDGCLGNADGLPEVRNAETLELEQVFDVYCYVGDIAGEVFHGSISEGFTFWEAKAHCLREGAELASPAQLYAAWNEGLNHCSSGWLKDASVRHPIPTPRGRCEIVEPLGPSNQTMFPEDQSRHDVYCFRGNLHIPSPSSFLTTEPEHISYLRSTLPITEETLTTTGEEEAHTISSVTQNPLEKDSLTWGVPLSVTLEPEEISESHHQELHIELGRHPASSDAERPVSSEPPSLEILILNATSRPDELSSSSDEHHHVDHTRTPEATPLHLSTSGDVSGQEAGVFDVTSSIPTSPHSEEPNFSTVLPFSDKNTPEDHPEESESGEERGNVMTDILVAKETTTMASSEPSTESSSDAGEEHPGEASITSATPGDLSPHVHHVEIPTAEVTVMPRFSVDLIHSSASPPGTTTEVVSLIPDNTETHDHTESVHNVTDHDGPDDPRETTTKLSGFWSEDSPEGLVLSNPTQLPDHHGEFGTHEPETTQIPHVTTHREPGPTSSTLPESGSNTESSTPLFVTLHEVTKDGAVDWTTSTTSGPQGEETITDLGKRCTGCHHQHHTLENFTDPTVEPEVPTAMAARREVISSTDSCQERPCLNGGTCVDGNVPTCLCLPGYGGVLCQTDAEACEDGWEKFQSFCYRHVTSRQSWEGAEQHCRTIGGHLISIMTPEEQHHINDKYKEYQWIGLNDKTIEGDFRWSDGNLLLFENWHKGQPDSYFLSGEDCVAMVWHDGGRWSDVPCNYHLSYTCKKGLSSCGQPPTVPNAKLFGKTRARYETHAKVRYHCEQGFMQKMNPVISCLPGGQWEEPMIACLPALSQEERSVSSAPQTPKEEEMTEVHTESSSPSLGHS, translated from the exons ATGGCTGTCGCGAG GTGGGACGTGCTTCTGTCCATGTTGCTGACCGCCATCTGTTTGCTTGTCCTACCAACGTCCTCGACCCCCGAGCATGAGCCAG ATGACGCAAAGCTCCTCCATGTGACCATCCCGGCCAGTCCGCTCGTGTCCGCCGAGCTGGGCTCCTCGCTAACCTTGACCTGCTTGGTGTCGTTGGCCCATCCGCCGCCGGCGCCATCCACTAACGGCCGCCACGCCGTCCTGTCCCTGCCACGGGTCAAGTGGAGCCTGATAGGCGACGACAAAAAGACGGAGATCCTGGTTGCTCGTGGCGACAACGTGCAAGTCAGCGAGGCCTACGAGAGCCGAGCCTCACTGCTCCATTACGGCGTATCCCCGGCCGACTTGACGCTCAAGTTGGAGGGCGTAAGGCACAGTGATGCTGGTTTGTACCGCTGTGAGGTGCAGCAGGGCCCCGAGGACGCCTTTGATGTCATAGAGGTTAAGGTTAAAG GGTTGGTGTTTCATCATCGGGATGCATCCAACAGCCACTCCTTCACCTTTGAGCGAGCACGCCAGGCCTGCCAGGCTATCGGGGCACAAATCGCAACCCCTGAGCAGCTCCTGGCGTCTTTCCACAGCGGGTACGAGCGGTGCCGCGCAGGATGGGTCTCAGACCGCTCGGTCAG ATATCCCATTTGGGAGCCGCGAGACGGCTGCTTGGGCAACGCTGATGGACTTCCAGAAGTGAGGAACGCTGAAACATTGGAGCTTGAGCAGGTGTTTGATGTTTACTGCTACGTGGGGGATATTGCAG GTGAGGTGTTCCATGGCTCCATCTCTGAGGGTTTCACCTTCTGGGAGGCCAAAGCTCACTGCCTGAGGGAGGGGGCGGAGCTAGCCAGCCCCGCCCAGCTGTATGCAGCCTGGAATGAGGGACTGAACCATTGCAGCTCAGGGTGGCTGAAAGATGCCAGTGTGCGACACCCCATCCCAACTCCGAGGGGTCGTTGCGAAATTGTGGAACCCCTGGGGCCAAGCAACCAGACGATGTTCCCTGAAGATCAGAGCCGGCATGACGTCTACTGTTTCAGAG GCAATCTTCACATCCCATCTCCATCGTCTTTTCTTACAACTGAACCAGAGCACATCAGCTATCTTCGCTCTACACTCCCCATCACAGAGGAGACACTCACCACTACAGGGGAGGAGGAGGCCCACACAATAAGTTCTGTAACACAAAACCCTCTGGAGAAGGACTCTTTGACATGGGGGGTTCCTCTGTCTGTGACTCTGGAGCCCGAGGAGATCAGTGAGTCCCATCATCAAGAACTTCACATAGAGCTTGGTCGTCATCCAGCATCTTCTGATGCCGAGAGGCCGGTGTCCTCAGAGCCGCCAAGCCTCGAGATCCTTATTTTGAATGCAACATCAAGACCAGATGAGCTCAGCAGCTCCTCGGATGAACATCATCATGTGGATCACACCCGCACCCCAGAGGCTACGCCGCTCCATCTGAGCACCTCTGGAGATGTTTCCGGACAGGAGGCTGGAGTATTTGATGTGACGTCATCCATTCCAACATCGCCTCACAGTGAAGAACCAAATTTCTCCACCGTGTTACCTTTTTCTGACAAAAACACACCTGAGGACCATCCAGAGGAGAGTGAGTCTGGAGAGGAGAGAGGAAATGTAATGACGGACATCCTGGTTGCTAAGGAAACCACCACAATGGCCTCCTCTGAGCCATCAACTGAGTCAA GTTCTGATGCTGGTGAGGAGCATCCAGGTGAAGCGTCCATCACGTCAGCGACACCAGGTGACCTCAGTCCACACGTCCATCACGTCGAGATCCCGACAGCAGAGGTCACTGTGATGCCACGCTTCAGTGTGGACTTGATCCACTCCTCTGCGAGCCCACCCGGCACCACCACCGAGGTTGTTAGCTTGATCCCAGATAACACTGAAACACATGATCACACAGAATCAGTTCACAATGTCACAGACCATGATGGACCTGATGACCCAAGGGAAACCACAACCAAATTATCAGGTTTCTGGTCAGAAGACAGTCCAGAGGGCCTGGTCTTATCAAACCCGACTCAATTACCAGACCACCACGGTGAATTTGGAACACATGAACCTGAAACCACACAGATCCCTCACGTGACAACACACAGGGAACCAGGACCTACCTCCTCTACACTGCCGGAGTCTGGATCCAATACAGAGTCCAGTACTCCCCTTTTTGTAACCTTGCATGAAGTCACAAAGGATGGAGCAGTGGACTGGACCACCAGCACAACGAGTGGACCTCAGGGAGAGGAGACCATTACTGATTTGGGCAAAAGATGCACTGGTTGTCACCACCAACATCACACCTTGGAGAACTTCACTGACCCAACTGTGGAGCCGGAAGTACCGACCGCCATGGCTGCTCGACGTGAAGTCATCTCAAGTACTG ACTCGTGCCAGGAGCGGCCATGTTTGAACGGAGGAACGTGCGTGGACGGCAATGTGCCCACGTGCCTCTGCCTGCCTGGGTACGGCGGGGTCCTCTGCCAGACAG ACGCCGAGGCGTGCGAGGACGGCTGGGAGAAGTTCCAAAGCTTCTGCTATCGTCACGTGACCTCGCGGCAGAGCTGGGAGGGGGCGGAGCAACACTGCCGTACGATTGGCGGACACCTGATCTCCATTATGACCCCTGAGGAGCAACATCACATCAACG ACAAATACAAAGAATATCAGTGGATCGGCCTGAACGACAAAACCATCGAGGGAGACTTTCGCTGGTCGGACGGTAACCTTCTG CTGTTCGAGAACTGGCACAAAGGACAGCCTGACAGCTACTTCCTGTCCGGAGAGGACTGTGTTGCCATGGTGTGGCACGACGGCGGGCGCTGGAGCGACGTGCCATGCAACTACCACCTGTCCTACACCTGCAAGAAGGGCCTAT CATCCTGCGGTCAACCGCCGACAGTTCCCAACGCCAAGCTCTTTGGTAAGACACGTGCACGCTACGAGACGCACGCCAAGGTACGCTATCACTGTGAGCAAGGCTTCATGCAGAAGATGAATCCCGTCATCAGCTGCCTGCCCGGCGGCCAGTGGGAGGAGCCAATGATCGCCTGCCTACCAG CTCTCTCGCAGGAGGAACGCTCTGTGAGTTCAGCTCCTCAAACAccaaaggaggaggagatgacGGAGGTCCACACGGAGAGCAGCTCTCCAAGTCTGGGACATTCATAA
- the bcan gene encoding brevican core protein isoform X3: MLLTAICLLVLPTSSTPEHEPDDAKLLHVTIPASPLVSAELGSSLTLTCLVSLAHPPPAPSTNGRHAVLSLPRVKWSLIGDDKKTEILVARGDNVQVSEAYESRASLLHYGVSPADLTLKLEGVRHSDAGLYRCEVQQGPEDAFDVIEVKVKGLVFHHRDASNSHSFTFERARQACQAIGAQIATPEQLLASFHSGYERCRAGWVSDRSVRYPIWEPRDGCLGNADGLPEVRNAETLELEQVFDVYCYVGDIAGEVFHGSISEGFTFWEAKAHCLREGAELASPAQLYAAWNEGLNHCSSGWLKDASVRHPIPTPRGRCEIVEPLGPSNQTMFPEDQSRHDVYCFRGNLHIPSPSSFLTTEPEHISYLRSTLPITEETLTTTGEEEAHTISSVTQNPLEKDSLTWGVPLSVTLEPEEISESHHQELHIELGRHPASSDAERPVSSEPPSLEILILNATSRPDELSSSSDEHHHVDHTRTPEATPLHLSTSGDVSGQEAGVFDVTSSIPTSPHSEEPNFSTVLPFSDKNTPEDHPEESESGEERGNVMTDILVAKETTTMASSEPSTESSSDAGEEHPGEASITSATPGDLSPHVHHVEIPTAEVTVMPRFSVDLIHSSASPPGTTTEVVSLIPDNTETHDHTESVHNVTDHDGPDDPRETTTKLSGFWSEDSPEGLVLSNPTQLPDHHGEFGTHEPETTQIPHVTTHREPGPTSSTLPESGSNTESSTPLFVTLHEVTKDGAVDWTTSTTSGPQGEETITDLGKRCTGCHHQHHTLENFTDPTVEPEVPTAMAARREVISSTDSCQERPCLNGGTCVDGNVPTCLCLPGYGGVLCQTDAEACEDGWEKFQSFCYRHVTSRQSWEGAEQHCRTIGGHLISIMTPEEQHHINDKYKEYQWIGLNDKTIEGDFRWSDGNLLLFENWHKGQPDSYFLSGEDCVAMVWHDGGRWSDVPCNYHLSYTCKKGLSSCGQPPTVPNAKLFGKTRARYETHAKVRYHCEQGFMQKMNPVISCLPGGQWEEPMIACLPALSQEERSVSSAPQTPKEEEMTEVHTESSSPSLGHS, from the exons ATGTTGCTGACCGCCATCTGTTTGCTTGTCCTACCAACGTCCTCGACCCCCGAGCATGAGCCAG ATGACGCAAAGCTCCTCCATGTGACCATCCCGGCCAGTCCGCTCGTGTCCGCCGAGCTGGGCTCCTCGCTAACCTTGACCTGCTTGGTGTCGTTGGCCCATCCGCCGCCGGCGCCATCCACTAACGGCCGCCACGCCGTCCTGTCCCTGCCACGGGTCAAGTGGAGCCTGATAGGCGACGACAAAAAGACGGAGATCCTGGTTGCTCGTGGCGACAACGTGCAAGTCAGCGAGGCCTACGAGAGCCGAGCCTCACTGCTCCATTACGGCGTATCCCCGGCCGACTTGACGCTCAAGTTGGAGGGCGTAAGGCACAGTGATGCTGGTTTGTACCGCTGTGAGGTGCAGCAGGGCCCCGAGGACGCCTTTGATGTCATAGAGGTTAAGGTTAAAG GGTTGGTGTTTCATCATCGGGATGCATCCAACAGCCACTCCTTCACCTTTGAGCGAGCACGCCAGGCCTGCCAGGCTATCGGGGCACAAATCGCAACCCCTGAGCAGCTCCTGGCGTCTTTCCACAGCGGGTACGAGCGGTGCCGCGCAGGATGGGTCTCAGACCGCTCGGTCAG ATATCCCATTTGGGAGCCGCGAGACGGCTGCTTGGGCAACGCTGATGGACTTCCAGAAGTGAGGAACGCTGAAACATTGGAGCTTGAGCAGGTGTTTGATGTTTACTGCTACGTGGGGGATATTGCAG GTGAGGTGTTCCATGGCTCCATCTCTGAGGGTTTCACCTTCTGGGAGGCCAAAGCTCACTGCCTGAGGGAGGGGGCGGAGCTAGCCAGCCCCGCCCAGCTGTATGCAGCCTGGAATGAGGGACTGAACCATTGCAGCTCAGGGTGGCTGAAAGATGCCAGTGTGCGACACCCCATCCCAACTCCGAGGGGTCGTTGCGAAATTGTGGAACCCCTGGGGCCAAGCAACCAGACGATGTTCCCTGAAGATCAGAGCCGGCATGACGTCTACTGTTTCAGAG GCAATCTTCACATCCCATCTCCATCGTCTTTTCTTACAACTGAACCAGAGCACATCAGCTATCTTCGCTCTACACTCCCCATCACAGAGGAGACACTCACCACTACAGGGGAGGAGGAGGCCCACACAATAAGTTCTGTAACACAAAACCCTCTGGAGAAGGACTCTTTGACATGGGGGGTTCCTCTGTCTGTGACTCTGGAGCCCGAGGAGATCAGTGAGTCCCATCATCAAGAACTTCACATAGAGCTTGGTCGTCATCCAGCATCTTCTGATGCCGAGAGGCCGGTGTCCTCAGAGCCGCCAAGCCTCGAGATCCTTATTTTGAATGCAACATCAAGACCAGATGAGCTCAGCAGCTCCTCGGATGAACATCATCATGTGGATCACACCCGCACCCCAGAGGCTACGCCGCTCCATCTGAGCACCTCTGGAGATGTTTCCGGACAGGAGGCTGGAGTATTTGATGTGACGTCATCCATTCCAACATCGCCTCACAGTGAAGAACCAAATTTCTCCACCGTGTTACCTTTTTCTGACAAAAACACACCTGAGGACCATCCAGAGGAGAGTGAGTCTGGAGAGGAGAGAGGAAATGTAATGACGGACATCCTGGTTGCTAAGGAAACCACCACAATGGCCTCCTCTGAGCCATCAACTGAGTCAA GTTCTGATGCTGGTGAGGAGCATCCAGGTGAAGCGTCCATCACGTCAGCGACACCAGGTGACCTCAGTCCACACGTCCATCACGTCGAGATCCCGACAGCAGAGGTCACTGTGATGCCACGCTTCAGTGTGGACTTGATCCACTCCTCTGCGAGCCCACCCGGCACCACCACCGAGGTTGTTAGCTTGATCCCAGATAACACTGAAACACATGATCACACAGAATCAGTTCACAATGTCACAGACCATGATGGACCTGATGACCCAAGGGAAACCACAACCAAATTATCAGGTTTCTGGTCAGAAGACAGTCCAGAGGGCCTGGTCTTATCAAACCCGACTCAATTACCAGACCACCACGGTGAATTTGGAACACATGAACCTGAAACCACACAGATCCCTCACGTGACAACACACAGGGAACCAGGACCTACCTCCTCTACACTGCCGGAGTCTGGATCCAATACAGAGTCCAGTACTCCCCTTTTTGTAACCTTGCATGAAGTCACAAAGGATGGAGCAGTGGACTGGACCACCAGCACAACGAGTGGACCTCAGGGAGAGGAGACCATTACTGATTTGGGCAAAAGATGCACTGGTTGTCACCACCAACATCACACCTTGGAGAACTTCACTGACCCAACTGTGGAGCCGGAAGTACCGACCGCCATGGCTGCTCGACGTGAAGTCATCTCAAGTACTG ACTCGTGCCAGGAGCGGCCATGTTTGAACGGAGGAACGTGCGTGGACGGCAATGTGCCCACGTGCCTCTGCCTGCCTGGGTACGGCGGGGTCCTCTGCCAGACAG ACGCCGAGGCGTGCGAGGACGGCTGGGAGAAGTTCCAAAGCTTCTGCTATCGTCACGTGACCTCGCGGCAGAGCTGGGAGGGGGCGGAGCAACACTGCCGTACGATTGGCGGACACCTGATCTCCATTATGACCCCTGAGGAGCAACATCACATCAACG ACAAATACAAAGAATATCAGTGGATCGGCCTGAACGACAAAACCATCGAGGGAGACTTTCGCTGGTCGGACGGTAACCTTCTG CTGTTCGAGAACTGGCACAAAGGACAGCCTGACAGCTACTTCCTGTCCGGAGAGGACTGTGTTGCCATGGTGTGGCACGACGGCGGGCGCTGGAGCGACGTGCCATGCAACTACCACCTGTCCTACACCTGCAAGAAGGGCCTAT CATCCTGCGGTCAACCGCCGACAGTTCCCAACGCCAAGCTCTTTGGTAAGACACGTGCACGCTACGAGACGCACGCCAAGGTACGCTATCACTGTGAGCAAGGCTTCATGCAGAAGATGAATCCCGTCATCAGCTGCCTGCCCGGCGGCCAGTGGGAGGAGCCAATGATCGCCTGCCTACCAG CTCTCTCGCAGGAGGAACGCTCTGTGAGTTCAGCTCCTCAAACAccaaaggaggaggagatgacGGAGGTCCACACGGAGAGCAGCTCTCCAAGTCTGGGACATTCATAA
- the bcan gene encoding brevican core protein isoform X2 — translation MKWDVLLSMLLTAICLLVLPTSSTPEHEPDDAKLLHVTIPASPLVSAELGSSLTLTCLVSLAHPPPAPSTNGRHAVLSLPRVKWSLIGDDKKTEILVARGDNVQVSEAYESRASLLHYGVSPADLTLKLEGVRHSDAGLYRCEVQQGPEDAFDVIEVKVKGLVFHHRDASNSHSFTFERARQACQAIGAQIATPEQLLASFHSGYERCRAGWVSDRSVRYPIWEPRDGCLGNADGLPEVRNAETLELEQVFDVYCYVGDIAGEVFHGSISEGFTFWEAKAHCLREGAELASPAQLYAAWNEGLNHCSSGWLKDASVRHPIPTPRGRCEIVEPLGPSNQTMFPEDQSRHDVYCFRGNLHIPSPSSFLTTEPEHISYLRSTLPITEETLTTTGEEEAHTISSVTQNPLEKDSLTWGVPLSVTLEPEEISESHHQELHIELGRHPASSDAERPVSSEPPSLEILILNATSRPDELSSSSDEHHHVDHTRTPEATPLHLSTSGDVSGQEAGVFDVTSSIPTSPHSEEPNFSTVLPFSDKNTPEDHPEESESGEERGNVMTDILVAKETTTMASSEPSTESSSDAGEEHPGEASITSATPGDLSPHVHHVEIPTAEVTVMPRFSVDLIHSSASPPGTTTEVVSLIPDNTETHDHTESVHNVTDHDGPDDPRETTTKLSGFWSEDSPEGLVLSNPTQLPDHHGEFGTHEPETTQIPHVTTHREPGPTSSTLPESGSNTESSTPLFVTLHEVTKDGAVDWTTSTTSGPQGEETITDLGKRCTGCHHQHHTLENFTDPTVEPEVPTAMAARREVISSTDSCQERPCLNGGTCVDGNVPTCLCLPGYGGVLCQTDAEACEDGWEKFQSFCYRHVTSRQSWEGAEQHCRTIGGHLISIMTPEEQHHINDKYKEYQWIGLNDKTIEGDFRWSDGNLLLFENWHKGQPDSYFLSGEDCVAMVWHDGGRWSDVPCNYHLSYTCKKGLSSCGQPPTVPNAKLFGKTRARYETHAKVRYHCEQGFMQKMNPVISCLPGGQWEEPMIACLPALSQEERSVSSAPQTPKEEEMTEVHTESSSPSLGHS, via the exons ATGAA GTGGGACGTGCTTCTGTCCATGTTGCTGACCGCCATCTGTTTGCTTGTCCTACCAACGTCCTCGACCCCCGAGCATGAGCCAG ATGACGCAAAGCTCCTCCATGTGACCATCCCGGCCAGTCCGCTCGTGTCCGCCGAGCTGGGCTCCTCGCTAACCTTGACCTGCTTGGTGTCGTTGGCCCATCCGCCGCCGGCGCCATCCACTAACGGCCGCCACGCCGTCCTGTCCCTGCCACGGGTCAAGTGGAGCCTGATAGGCGACGACAAAAAGACGGAGATCCTGGTTGCTCGTGGCGACAACGTGCAAGTCAGCGAGGCCTACGAGAGCCGAGCCTCACTGCTCCATTACGGCGTATCCCCGGCCGACTTGACGCTCAAGTTGGAGGGCGTAAGGCACAGTGATGCTGGTTTGTACCGCTGTGAGGTGCAGCAGGGCCCCGAGGACGCCTTTGATGTCATAGAGGTTAAGGTTAAAG GGTTGGTGTTTCATCATCGGGATGCATCCAACAGCCACTCCTTCACCTTTGAGCGAGCACGCCAGGCCTGCCAGGCTATCGGGGCACAAATCGCAACCCCTGAGCAGCTCCTGGCGTCTTTCCACAGCGGGTACGAGCGGTGCCGCGCAGGATGGGTCTCAGACCGCTCGGTCAG ATATCCCATTTGGGAGCCGCGAGACGGCTGCTTGGGCAACGCTGATGGACTTCCAGAAGTGAGGAACGCTGAAACATTGGAGCTTGAGCAGGTGTTTGATGTTTACTGCTACGTGGGGGATATTGCAG GTGAGGTGTTCCATGGCTCCATCTCTGAGGGTTTCACCTTCTGGGAGGCCAAAGCTCACTGCCTGAGGGAGGGGGCGGAGCTAGCCAGCCCCGCCCAGCTGTATGCAGCCTGGAATGAGGGACTGAACCATTGCAGCTCAGGGTGGCTGAAAGATGCCAGTGTGCGACACCCCATCCCAACTCCGAGGGGTCGTTGCGAAATTGTGGAACCCCTGGGGCCAAGCAACCAGACGATGTTCCCTGAAGATCAGAGCCGGCATGACGTCTACTGTTTCAGAG GCAATCTTCACATCCCATCTCCATCGTCTTTTCTTACAACTGAACCAGAGCACATCAGCTATCTTCGCTCTACACTCCCCATCACAGAGGAGACACTCACCACTACAGGGGAGGAGGAGGCCCACACAATAAGTTCTGTAACACAAAACCCTCTGGAGAAGGACTCTTTGACATGGGGGGTTCCTCTGTCTGTGACTCTGGAGCCCGAGGAGATCAGTGAGTCCCATCATCAAGAACTTCACATAGAGCTTGGTCGTCATCCAGCATCTTCTGATGCCGAGAGGCCGGTGTCCTCAGAGCCGCCAAGCCTCGAGATCCTTATTTTGAATGCAACATCAAGACCAGATGAGCTCAGCAGCTCCTCGGATGAACATCATCATGTGGATCACACCCGCACCCCAGAGGCTACGCCGCTCCATCTGAGCACCTCTGGAGATGTTTCCGGACAGGAGGCTGGAGTATTTGATGTGACGTCATCCATTCCAACATCGCCTCACAGTGAAGAACCAAATTTCTCCACCGTGTTACCTTTTTCTGACAAAAACACACCTGAGGACCATCCAGAGGAGAGTGAGTCTGGAGAGGAGAGAGGAAATGTAATGACGGACATCCTGGTTGCTAAGGAAACCACCACAATGGCCTCCTCTGAGCCATCAACTGAGTCAA GTTCTGATGCTGGTGAGGAGCATCCAGGTGAAGCGTCCATCACGTCAGCGACACCAGGTGACCTCAGTCCACACGTCCATCACGTCGAGATCCCGACAGCAGAGGTCACTGTGATGCCACGCTTCAGTGTGGACTTGATCCACTCCTCTGCGAGCCCACCCGGCACCACCACCGAGGTTGTTAGCTTGATCCCAGATAACACTGAAACACATGATCACACAGAATCAGTTCACAATGTCACAGACCATGATGGACCTGATGACCCAAGGGAAACCACAACCAAATTATCAGGTTTCTGGTCAGAAGACAGTCCAGAGGGCCTGGTCTTATCAAACCCGACTCAATTACCAGACCACCACGGTGAATTTGGAACACATGAACCTGAAACCACACAGATCCCTCACGTGACAACACACAGGGAACCAGGACCTACCTCCTCTACACTGCCGGAGTCTGGATCCAATACAGAGTCCAGTACTCCCCTTTTTGTAACCTTGCATGAAGTCACAAAGGATGGAGCAGTGGACTGGACCACCAGCACAACGAGTGGACCTCAGGGAGAGGAGACCATTACTGATTTGGGCAAAAGATGCACTGGTTGTCACCACCAACATCACACCTTGGAGAACTTCACTGACCCAACTGTGGAGCCGGAAGTACCGACCGCCATGGCTGCTCGACGTGAAGTCATCTCAAGTACTG ACTCGTGCCAGGAGCGGCCATGTTTGAACGGAGGAACGTGCGTGGACGGCAATGTGCCCACGTGCCTCTGCCTGCCTGGGTACGGCGGGGTCCTCTGCCAGACAG ACGCCGAGGCGTGCGAGGACGGCTGGGAGAAGTTCCAAAGCTTCTGCTATCGTCACGTGACCTCGCGGCAGAGCTGGGAGGGGGCGGAGCAACACTGCCGTACGATTGGCGGACACCTGATCTCCATTATGACCCCTGAGGAGCAACATCACATCAACG ACAAATACAAAGAATATCAGTGGATCGGCCTGAACGACAAAACCATCGAGGGAGACTTTCGCTGGTCGGACGGTAACCTTCTG CTGTTCGAGAACTGGCACAAAGGACAGCCTGACAGCTACTTCCTGTCCGGAGAGGACTGTGTTGCCATGGTGTGGCACGACGGCGGGCGCTGGAGCGACGTGCCATGCAACTACCACCTGTCCTACACCTGCAAGAAGGGCCTAT CATCCTGCGGTCAACCGCCGACAGTTCCCAACGCCAAGCTCTTTGGTAAGACACGTGCACGCTACGAGACGCACGCCAAGGTACGCTATCACTGTGAGCAAGGCTTCATGCAGAAGATGAATCCCGTCATCAGCTGCCTGCCCGGCGGCCAGTGGGAGGAGCCAATGATCGCCTGCCTACCAG CTCTCTCGCAGGAGGAACGCTCTGTGAGTTCAGCTCCTCAAACAccaaaggaggaggagatgacGGAGGTCCACACGGAGAGCAGCTCTCCAAGTCTGGGACATTCATAA
- the hapln2 gene encoding hyaluronan and proteoglycan link protein 2, producing the protein MAMRCSLVLLVCCLTWTTALLTGTSQQAPTKRKYLLDPPVYAEVIGRRGENATLPCILKTKPVHYKVKWTKLELGRIGPENIIMISNAHASKRHGKLGPRASLRKAHNMDATLQLSDLQLQDGGTYRCELINDIEDESVVIALRIEGVVFPYQSKNGRYKLTFSEAKTACEEQDGILASYNQLYRAWTEGLDWCNAGWLQDGSVQYPIITPRPACGAEPRPGIRNYGPKDKNQDRFDVFCFTSLTAGSVFYIPGSFSFEQADQACRRQGADLALVGQLYSAWRFRDFDRCDGGWLRDGSVRFPIGTPRVRCGGLPDAGVRSFGFPQKSSHLYGAYCYKQLLKSE; encoded by the exons ATGGCCATGAGGTGCTCTCTGGTTCTTCTTGTCTGCTGCCTCACCTGGACCACAGCTCTGCTCACAGGTACCTCACAACAAG CCCCCACTAAGCGGAAGTACCTCCTGGATCCGCCCGTTTACGCCGAAGTCATTGGCCGACGGGGCGAGAACGCCACTTTGCCATGCATCCTAAAAACCAAGCCAGTCCATTACAAAGTCAAATGGACAAAGCTGGAGCTCGGGCGCATCGGCCCAGAGAACATCATCATGATTTCCAACGCGCATGCCTCCAAGCGACACGGCAAGCTTGGTCCGCGGGCGTCTCTGCGGAAAGCTCACAACATGGACGCCACCCTGCAGCTCAGTGACCTGCAGCTGCAGGATGGCGGTACGTACCGCTGCGAGCTTATCAACGACATCGAGGATGAGAGCGTGGTCATCGCTCTGAGGATCGAAG GTGTGGTTTTCCCGTATCAGAGTAAAAACGGCCGCTACAAGTTGACTTTCAGCGAGGCCAAGACGGCGTGTGAGGAGCAGGATGGCATATTAGCATCATACAACCAACTGTACAGAG CCTGGACAGAAGGTCTGGACTGGTGTAATGCAGGCTGGTTGCAGGATGGATCAGTCCAGTACCCCATCATTACTCCTCGACCCGCCTGTGGAGCAGAACCACGTCCTGGGATCCGCAATTATGGACCTAAAGACAAGAATCAAGAtcgttttgatgttttttgctTCACCTCTTTGACAGCTG gTTCCGTCTTCTATATACCAGGTTCGTTCTCCTTTGAGCAGGCCGATCAAGCATGTAGACGCCAAGGAGCTGATCTGGCTTTGGTGGGCCAGCTCTACTCAGCCTGGCGCTTCCGTGACTTCGACCGATGCGACGGCGGGTGGCTAAGAGACGGAAGTGTGCGATTCCCCATCGGCACCCCCAGGGTACGCTGTGGAGGCCTTCCTGATGCAGGAGTACGCTCATTTGGATTTCCCCAGAAGTCCTCGCATCTCTATGGAGCATACTGCTACAAGCAACTTTTAAAGTCAGAATAA